From Ruminococcus sp. HUN007, a single genomic window includes:
- a CDS encoding metallophosphoesterase: protein MKTTYYTINTKKKVSFRTVVLSDLHKKVFGPGNSALIKAATDLKPDAFFITGDMVSRSVKNFDTLKPLIIELNKTAPVYYSLGNHETDMENVNLKLYKELIAFLKENCTLLDNATAIIEKDDVKIRVSGLTIYQECYKNNGSYRNLRGLSDEEIHNLLGEKPDPECVNILLAHNPNFLDAYAKYGCDLVLSGHVHGGCVRLPLIGGVLSPERKFFPKYSLGKYTEKNTTMIVTSGLGKFRLFNPPEIVVIDLIN from the coding sequence ATGAAAACTACCTATTATACGATAAATACAAAGAAGAAAGTTTCATTCAGAACAGTCGTACTTTCCGATCTGCACAAGAAAGTTTTCGGACCGGGGAACAGTGCACTTATAAAAGCGGCGACGGATCTTAAGCCGGATGCATTTTTTATCACCGGTGACATGGTCAGCCGTTCGGTGAAGAATTTTGACACACTGAAGCCGCTCATTATCGAACTTAACAAAACCGCTCCGGTATACTATTCACTCGGTAACCATGAAACTGATATGGAAAATGTAAATCTTAAACTGTATAAGGAGCTCATCGCTTTTTTAAAGGAAAACTGCACTCTGCTCGACAATGCCACGGCAATTATAGAGAAAGATGATGTAAAAATAAGAGTCTCCGGACTTACAATATACCAGGAATGCTATAAAAACAACGGAAGCTATCGTAATCTCAGAGGACTGTCAGATGAGGAGATACATAATCTTCTCGGTGAAAAACCGGATCCGGAATGTGTGAACATTCTTCTTGCTCATAATCCGAATTTTCTCGATGCCTATGCAAAGTACGGCTGTGATCTCGTTCTGTCCGGACACGTCCACGGCGGATGCGTCCGTCTTCCGCTCATAGGCGGCGTACTTTCACCGGAAAGAAAATTCTTTCCGAAGTACAGTCTCGGTAAATACACTGAAAAAAACACCACTATGATAGTTACCAGCGGTCTCGGAAAATTCCGTCTTTTCAATCCGCCGGAGATCGTAGTTATCGACCTTATAAATTAA